A portion of the Cherax quadricarinatus isolate ZL_2023a chromosome 21, ASM3850222v1, whole genome shotgun sequence genome contains these proteins:
- the LOC128689066 gene encoding uncharacterized protein isoform X1 → MTILSKHLRKILCLRMEGKHLRFWQWIVFGVLWLAYGSTYLLRKPLGVIKADLESGLNVSSAILGWVDTALLLPYAAVSLTLGSVGDRLGSRVTLAGGLILAAAATAPMTVCQSLSSLLTLLAFSGASQALCWPACCALLSRWFSDASRNSVFGMFGTCCFVFGMAGTGLAVYLQDAYGWRSVFLPPAMVVTILGVIVFEIGRDPSERGLVVPGRAANQHVPQNKTSTESKMSMMAVWKVTLVPEVSIAMFCVKFVRYALMFWLPFYLLRSLNYSKINAGLASTAFELGGVAGSAFVGVVVDHWMKGRAILTSALAVSGSALALLAFIATASWGPIFHVIFLALVGALNCGPDILLCGSVSADIGEREGGAASAVTGVVNGMGSLGTVLEGPLVSLVAAWFGWSSMMPLMILLSCLGAIAAFRANSIHSRIEGRVKLSSMDTVP, encoded by the coding sequence ATGACCATTTTAAGTAAACATTTGAGAAAAATATTGTGTCTCAGAATGGAAGGAAAGCATTTGAGGTTCTGGCAGTGGATAGTATTTGGAGTGTTGTGGTTAGCCTATGGGTCAACCTACCTTCTGAGAAAGCCACTTGGAGTGATCAAAGCAGACTTAGAAAGTGGATTAAATGTAAGCTCAGCCATCCTTGGGTGGGTAGATACAGCACTCCTTTTGCCATATGCTGCAGTATCTCTTACTCTTGGGTCTGTGGGCGACCGTTTGGGGTCACGTGTAACTTTGGCAGGAGGTTtaattcttgctgctgctgctactgcacccATGACTGTGTGCCAGTCTCTTTCCTCATTACTAACATTATTGGCCTTCAGTGGAGCCAGTCAGGCATTGTGTTGGCCAGCTTGCTGTGCTTTACTATCTCGCTGGTTTTCCGATGCCTCTCGTAATTCAGTGTTTGGAATGTTTGGCACATGCTGTTTTGTTTTTGGGATGGCTGGTACAGGTCTGGCAGTGTACTTACAGGATGCTTATGGATGGCGCTCTGTATTCTTGCCTCCGGCAATGGTGGTAACCATCTTGGGTGTAATTGTCTTTGAGATAGGTCGAGACCCAAGTGAGCGAGGCTTAGTAGTACCAGGTCGTGCTGCTAACCAGCATGTACCACAAAACAAAACCAGTACTGAAAGTAAAATGTCCATGATGGCAGTGTGGAAAGTAACTCTTGTGCCAGAAGTGTCTATTGCCATGTTCTGTGTCAAGTTTGTACGCTATGCTCTTATGTTTTGGTTGCCCTTTTATCTGTTACGTTCTCTTAACTACTCCAAAATTAATGCTGGGCTAGCATCTACTGCTTTTGAATTAggtggtgtagcagggagtgCATTTGTTGGCGTAGTGGTAGACCATTGGATGAAGGGTCGTGCAATATTGACTAGTGCTTTGGCAGTTAGTGGATCAGCTCTTGCTCTGTTGGCCTTTATAGCCACAGCATCTTGGGGCCCAATTTTTCATGTGATTTTCTTGGCTCTTGTAGGTGCCTTGAATTGTGGCCCAGATATTCTACTTTGTGGCTCAGTGTCAGCAGATAttggtgagagagagggaggagcagcATCTGCAGTGACAGGAGTAGTGAATGGCATGGGGTCTTTGGGTACAGTCTTAGAGGGCCCTCTGGTATCTTTAGTAGCAGCCTGGTTTGGATGGTCATCCATGATGCCCCTTATGATATTGCTGTCTTGTTTAGGAGCCATTGCTGCTTTCCGTGCTAATTCTATTCACTCTCGCATTGAAGGTCGGGTCAAACTCTCTTCCATGGATACAGTACCATGA